One segment of Olsenella uli DSM 7084 DNA contains the following:
- a CDS encoding type II toxin-antitoxin system RelB/DinJ family antitoxin: MALLQTTIDDDVKKRADKVFARSGLTTAMAVRVMVTQVANTGSSPFDGLFLGRGGQEYSDEVRIAMLREEAKEYGLIPDDSFDATTMPQDVLEMLGVTADEAAI, translated from the coding sequence ATGGCACTGCTCCAGACCACAATCGATGACGATGTAAAGAAGCGCGCAGACAAGGTTTTCGCGCGCAGCGGACTCACGACCGCCATGGCGGTCAGGGTGATGGTGACGCAGGTCGCCAACACAGGCTCAAGCCCTTTCGACGGGCTGTTTCTCGGACGCGGGGGGCAGGAGTACTCCGACGAGGTGAGGATCGCGATGCTCCGCGAGGAAGCCAAGGAGTACGGACTCATTCCGGATGACTCCTTCGACGCGACGACCATGCCCCAAGACGTGTTGGAAATGCTGGGCGTGACAGCCGACGAGGCGGCCATATGA
- the gltX gene encoding glutamate--tRNA ligase, producing the protein MSSEDTRPVRVRFAPSPTGKLHVGGARTAIYNWAFARAHKGTFILRIDDTDPTRSTEENTQVILRAMRWLGLDWDEGPDVGGPCGPYKQTDRLDTYRDAAQRLVSEGRAYYCFCSAEKLAADRKAAEERHDPFQGYQRSCRGIDPAEAQRRVDAGEPYTIRIKVPDGRGDVAIHDAVHGDVIFNARELDDFIIFRSDGTPTYNFATVVDDADMGITHVIRGDDHLSNTPRQVMVYEALGAPTPVFAHISMILGPDGKKLSKRHGATSVEEYRDAGYLPDAFVNYLALLGWALDGETTIIPRDVLAHEFSLDHVSKNPATFDPKKLDWIQGQYIQAMDTERFVFDVLMPELVEAGLEREADPTHPKAWYLLLADILKPRTTLAGDVVEKSRFLYEGDEVTFDERSVEKNLRGDYAPAALEAASRALSGVSEGSWHAASIDAALEPLPEALGTNKRKFYGAVRVAVCGNQVSPPLGESLELLGRETTLARLERALPLAQ; encoded by the coding sequence TTGAGCTCCGAAGACACCAGGCCCGTCCGTGTTCGCTTCGCGCCCTCCCCCACGGGCAAGCTGCACGTGGGGGGCGCCCGCACCGCCATCTACAACTGGGCCTTCGCCCGCGCGCACAAGGGCACGTTCATCCTGAGGATCGACGACACCGACCCCACCCGCTCGACCGAGGAGAACACCCAGGTCATCCTGCGGGCCATGCGCTGGCTGGGGCTTGATTGGGACGAGGGCCCCGATGTGGGTGGCCCCTGCGGCCCCTACAAGCAGACGGACCGCCTGGACACCTACCGTGACGCGGCACAGAGGCTCGTCTCGGAGGGCAGGGCCTACTACTGCTTCTGCTCGGCCGAGAAGCTTGCCGCAGACAGGAAGGCTGCCGAGGAGCGCCATGATCCCTTCCAGGGCTACCAGCGCAGCTGCCGAGGCATCGACCCCGCCGAGGCGCAGCGGCGCGTTGACGCCGGCGAGCCCTACACCATCCGCATCAAGGTCCCCGACGGCCGCGGCGACGTCGCCATCCACGACGCCGTGCATGGCGACGTGATCTTCAACGCCCGGGAGCTTGACGACTTCATCATCTTCCGTTCCGACGGCACGCCCACCTACAACTTCGCCACGGTGGTGGATGACGCCGACATGGGCATCACCCACGTCATCCGCGGGGACGACCACCTGTCCAACACACCGCGCCAGGTGATGGTCTACGAGGCCCTGGGGGCGCCGACCCCCGTCTTCGCGCACATCTCCATGATCCTGGGGCCAGACGGCAAGAAGCTCTCCAAGCGCCATGGGGCCACCTCCGTGGAGGAGTACCGCGACGCCGGCTACCTCCCGGACGCCTTCGTGAACTACCTGGCGCTCCTGGGCTGGGCGCTGGATGGCGAGACCACCATCATTCCTCGCGACGTCCTGGCCCACGAGTTCTCTCTCGACCACGTGTCCAAGAACCCCGCCACCTTCGACCCCAAGAAGCTCGACTGGATCCAGGGCCAGTACATCCAGGCCATGGACACGGAGCGCTTCGTGTTCGACGTGCTCATGCCCGAGCTTGTGGAGGCGGGCCTCGAGCGCGAGGCCGACCCCACCCACCCCAAGGCATGGTACCTGCTGTTGGCCGACATCCTGAAGCCGCGCACCACGCTCGCGGGCGATGTGGTGGAGAAGTCCCGCTTCCTCTACGAGGGCGACGAGGTCACCTTCGACGAGAGGAGCGTGGAGAAGAACCTCAGGGGGGACTACGCCCCCGCCGCCCTTGAGGCTGCCTCCAGGGCGCTGTCAGGGGTGAGCGAGGGCTCGTGGCACGCCGCTTCCATAGACGCCGCGCTTGAGCCTCTGCCCGAGGCCCTCGGCACTAACAAGCGCAAGTTCTACGGTGCCGTGCGCGTGGCCGTGTGCGGCAACCAGGTCTCTCCCCCGCTCGGCGAGTCGCTCGAGCTCCTGGGGCGCGAGACGACGCTCGCGCGGCTCGAGCGCGCGCTGCCGCTCGCGCAGTAG